A single region of the Vanessa atalanta chromosome Z, ilVanAtal1.2, whole genome shotgun sequence genome encodes:
- the LOC125076165 gene encoding mitogen-activated protein kinase kinase kinase 12-like, whose product MDPLAHLEFHASYTMKEDCPEDDSSALERDKKTLHWMTGVKDCFSTFLSLFRKPGVKEPQEEDWEVPFDSLSDLVYLGSGAQGVVFGGTLKGEMVAVKKLRDKSEANIKHLRKLNHDNIVRFRGVCTVSPFYCIIMEYCQYGPLFDFLHSGATFTPKQIIRWARDIALGMSYLHAHKIIHRDLKSPNILIADNLVVKVSDFGTSREWNDVSAIMSFTGTVAWMAPEVIRHEPCSERVDIWSYGVVLWELLTQEVPYKTLETHAIMWGVGTDTIALPIPTTCPSSLQLLLNQCWNRTPRNRPPFKIIAAHLDMAGEELCSMDIETFNRTQAIWRQQVYSSMERLYAKNEMTAPDVIAERREHLRHARDARYVYEQQLSRANELYMEVCAVRLQLEQRERVIAERENALSGCRCGVRKTFRYFTRQTSTSSDGLKTLQALTESRFRKKNPINYTNNAAQILVNLIENKCIDTTTLQLKIPVVEQEQRVANDESVQNNNVTDDNTLKEIVVEDNGNILVKNLDQDSNDIPKNDNYVADLANV is encoded by the exons ATGGATCCATTAGCTCATCTTGAATTCCATGCTAGCTACACCATGAAAGAAGATTGTCCTGAAGATGATTCTTCAGCTTTAGAACGCGATAAAAAGACTTTGCATTGGATGACTGGCGTTAAGGATTGTTTTTCTACATTTTTATCTCTATTCCGAAAACCTGGAGTCAAGGAACCGCAAG AGGAAGATTGGGAAGTTCCCTTCGATTCCCTCTCAGACCTGGTGTATCTTGGATCTGGGGCACAAGGAGTTGTATTTGGTGGTACCCTTAAAGGAGAAATGGTTGCCGTAAAAAAGTTACGGGATAAAAGTGAAGCTAATATCAAACACTTGAGAAAACTCAACCATGATAATATAg TGCGATTCCGAGGAGTATGTACAGTGTCTCCATTTTACTGCATCATTATGGAGTACTGCCAATATGGACCCCTCTTTGATTTTCTTCACAGCGGCGCTACTTTCACACCTAAGCAAATCATACGCTGGGCAAGAGATATTGCACTGGGCATGAGCTATCTCCATGCCCATAAAATTATACACAGAGATCTCAAGAGTCCTAA taTTCTGATCGCTGATAACCTTGTAGTGAAAGTAAGTGACTTCGGTACTAGTCGCGAATGGAATGATGTTAGTGCGATCATGAGTTTTACCGGCACGGTGGCGTGGATGGCTCCAGAAGTGATACGGCATGAGCCATGCTCTGAAAGAGTAGATATATGGTCCTATGGTGTGGTTCTTTGGGAACTCCTAACTCAGGAGGTCCCTTACAAAACACTTGAGACACATGCGATTATGTGGGGTGTGGGCACGGATACGATTGCTCTGCCCATACCAACAACTTGTCCTAGCAGCTTACAGCTGTTACTAAACCAGTGCTGGAATCGGACGCCTCGTAACAG ACCTCCGTTCAAGATTATAGCTGCTCATTTGGATATGGCAGGGGAAGAACTTTGCTCCATGGATATAGAGACATTTAATAGAACTCAAGCTATTTGGCGTCAACAAGTGTATAGCAGTATGGAAAGGCTGTATGCAAA GAACGAGATGACGGCTCCAGACGTGATCGCAGAGCGCCGTGAACATTTGAGGCATGCCCGTGATGCTCGTTACGTATACGAGCAACAGCTCTCCCGCGCCAACGAGCTTTACATGGAAGTCTGCGCTGTTCGCCTGCAATTGGAACAACGCGAAAGAGTGATCGCCGA acGCGAGAATGCCTTGAGTGGATGCCGCTGCGGAGTGCGCAAGACCTTCAGATATTTCACCCGCCAAACTTCTACATCTTCGGATGGCCTGAAGACTCTGCAGGCTCTGACCGAGAGCCGTTTCCGTAAAAAGAACCCTATAAATTACACTAATAATGCGGCCCAGATCCTTGTCAACTTAATTGAGAACAAGTGCATTGATACTACGACACTCCAACTCAAAATTCCCGTAGTCGAGCAAGAACAGCGCGTGGCCAACGATGAGAGCGTGCAGAACAACAATGTGACCGATGACAATACCTTGAAAGAGATCGTTGTCGAGGATAATGGCAACATCTTAGTAAAGAACTTGGACCAGGACTCCAATGACATTCCGAAAAATGATAACTATGTTGCTGATCTCGCTAATGTTTAA
- the LOC125075856 gene encoding peroxisomal membrane protein PEX16, which yields MDKKMSLTEIFAIYKRWVINNPGIVTDVETVATWSSYFVAGKINKSPVISELVYSLSKILSLFNDRLIRDAYGNETQQYSLREQIKIWLTIIHYCEVFVELVVKNRWGNRGKWTAATLLQIFKCSSALVLLYRYKDIPIQHPPIPALQRKKFTEGNNTDDNSNAFFTLKRSGRVVRRVDGAPPIALRDWQPLKIKDEVIASNIEEKNLLKAELLHIMKPLIHLLSMRIFGTKSWKQWLIALGMDVASFRLYSRHMKSLSYDQRLEISRRKLGLVLYLLRSPMYNGYSKNMLESVLTSTSNKIPMMSFICGPIIQYLSHWQDIYFYMWAS from the coding sequence AtggataaaaaaatgtctttaaccGAAATTTTTGCCATCTATAAACGATGGGTAATTAACAATCCAGGTATAGTAACTGATGTTGAGACAGTTGCAACATGGTCATCCTATTTTGTTGCGGGCAAAATTAACAAATCACCTGTTATCTCTGAACTTGTGTATTCATTATCTAAAATACtatctttatttaatgataGACTTATAAGAGATGCTTATGGaaatgaaacacaacaatatagtttACGGGAGCAAATTAAAATATGGCTTACCATTATCCATTACTGTGAAGTATTTGTTGAACTTGTGGTTAAAAATAGGTGGGGTAACAGAGGAAAATGGACTGCGGCAACATTGCTTCAGATATTCAAATGCTCATCAGCCTTAGTcttattatataggtacaaaGATATACCTATTCAACACCCACCTATACCAGctctacaaagaaaaaaatttacagAAGGTAACAATACTGATGACAATTCAAAtgcattttttactttaaaaagatcAGGCAGAGTAGTCCGACGTGTGGATGGAGCACCACCAATTGCTTTGAGAGATTGGCAGCCCTTAAAGATTAAGGATGAAGTGATAGCATCAAATATAGAAgagaaaaatcttttaaaagcaGAATTATTGCATATTATGAAACCACTAATACACTTATTATCCATGAGGATTTTTGGCACTAAGTCCTGGAAGCAATGGTTAATAGCTTTAGGAATGGATGTGGCGAGTTTCAGATTGTATAGTAGACATATGAAAAGTTTATCCTATGACCAAAGGTTGGAAATTAGTCGCAGAAAACTTGGATTAGTTTTGTATTTACTGCGAAGCCCAATGTACAATGGTTATTCCAAGAATATGTTAGAAAGTGTGCTGACATCAACTTCAAACAAAATACCAATGATGTCATTTATCTGTGGAcctattattcaatatttaagtcactggcaagatatttatttttacatgtgGGCTTCGTAA